In Triplophysa dalaica isolate WHDGS20190420 chromosome 19, ASM1584641v1, whole genome shotgun sequence, the sequence caaaaactaatattctatcatcatttactcaccctattaCAATCatgacctgtatgactttcttcttcagaacataaaagctgatattttaaagttaccaacttttttcaaaataccttcttttgtgttttgcagaagaaagtcatacaggtttgaaatgacaaaagggggatgacagaattttcactttgatAACAGAGTCATAACAAAAAGGGAACATACATGGTCTCTCATACTGTTTCTTTACTGTGTTCTCACAGAAGGGTGGAAAACATGTTTGGAAGTGGAGGTTTCGCTCCATTTGGCTTCAGGGGCGTCCTGTCTGGTGCTGCCACCTGTTTCTACGCCTTCGTGGGCTTCGATTGCATTGCTACAACGAGTATGTCTCCTAAATGAGACACTTTAAGAGCATTTTCACTGTTAGATGATCATCAGAGTAAATATACGCTGCTTATTTTCATCTTATTTGTTCTTATAGGTGAGGAAGCCAAAAACCCAATGCGGTCCATCCCAGTGGGCATTGTGGCCTCTCTGCTCATTTgcttttttgcttattttggAGTATCAGCCGCTCTTACATTAATGATGCCCTACTACAAGCTCAACACCCAGAGTCCCCTGCCAGAGGCGTTCAGTTACGTGGGCTGGGCGCCGGCACGATATATTGTTGCTGTTGGTTCACTCTGTGCGCTTTCAACAAGGTAGAGATTTTAGAATACTTGCAAGAAATTCTGGTTTCCCTTCATGTTTCCTTACatcatttatctcatttatCTCCATCTTCCTTGTTGTTTAGTTTGTTGGGCTCAATGTTCCCCATGCCTCGTGTGATCTACGCTATggcagaggatgggctgctCTTCCGTTCCCTCTCCAGGATGAACAAGAAGACCAAAACTCCATTGATGGCGACTGTTGTGTCTGGAATAGTAGCAGGTGAGAGATTTTCAACTGTTGAGTTTACTTGAAAGCTTCAAAGTTGATTATGTTATGACTGACCAAGgttattttgttgttctttagCTATTATGGCCTTTCTCTTTGATTTGGCTGCTTTGGTTGACCTCATGTCCATCGGGACATTGCTGGCATATTCTCTGGTGGCTGTGTGTGTTCTCATCCTCAGGTAGGATGATTCTACTCTTTGGTAGGATTGATTCACTTGAGACGTCCGATTAGACCTTTCACTTCCATGTTGGTCTATTGTAGTTTGCATTGCATTGGTTTGACTCgaccaattttatttttagatatcAGCCGGGCATTTTGAACTCTTCCAGTCAGACTGAGAAACTGGTAGAACTGGTTGGTGGGGAGAGGGTGGCTGTTTGTGGAGACAGCGGGGATGAATATGGCATTGAGCTGGATGACAATCCCCACAAAGAGAAGTTCTACCTGAAACTCCTGCTGGTTCCATCCCAGGACTCACCGACCGAAATCTCTGGGTCGATTGTCTATGCCACAACTGCAGTTATATGTAAGCTTtttgaactttttttgtaaaagtagTAGCCTTTGAGCCTACAACTTGTGTTTTGAGCTCTTACTAAATtcaatttgtataaaaatattatgtcctttaatgtctgttttattgttgtttatccTTATGGTGAGTCATACAGTGACGCACTGTAGTTGGCAATACATGTCATCAACCAAATACGTGAAATGTGATTGCATCGGGAGCCGATCCCGGTTCACTTAAAACTAATTCAATTTTCTTCTTTCCTCCATAGCCCTGCTGATCACACTGTTGTGCGTGGTGTTGGCTGTGCAACTGGAGGCCATCATGAGCGGCGAGATCGTGTGGGTGATGGTGTGTGTCATTCTGGCTGTACTGTGCTTCCCGTGCGTCATCGTGATCTGGAGACAGCCCGAGAGCAAAGAAGCTCTCACCTTCAAGGTACCAGATGTTCAGATTATTATTGATTCTGGCTTTATATTATGTTGTAAATCTTTGGGCTCTGCTGCGGGCTGATAAGCACTAAAGTGATATAAGAATAAATGTGCTCAGAACCATCAGGTAGCGTTAGTCAGTTTTCTCCAAAACATCAGGAAACTTGTATATGCACAAataattttaagttattttactgtctgttttttctttttacataaCTAACTTCTCATTACATAatgattcattatttttaaacaatttatgtGAATTTGCTTATCTTAATTGAGATTTTTGCAGCCCATTGTATAAATGCATGGATCAGGTTTAATCCGCTTGAATtcaatttaaaggtccagtttatgaattttagcagcatctagcggtgaggtcgcaaattgcaaccaacggctcacttcacccctccctttaGAAGCACACTTTGGCAGccgacacaggactaagatttTGTcgcgttttcacttctttgctggaggagataatgtatttacaaaacgcactctttagagcagtttgtccgtttagggctaccgtagaaacatggcgaattccatgtaaggggacctgcggtgtatgtatatagaaatagctcattctaaggtaacaaaaacataacgcttcattatgtaaggtctttattcacctctgaagacacagttatgtgtattatattgcatttcagtcaatagatcctccaaaaataacacactggacctttaacaaaatgaaaaatcccTGCTCAAAAGTTGATAAATGATTCAGTTACATAAACATCTCCTCTGTAAATAACACTTGATGATTCTCACTAACACGTACTTGTCAGAAGTTGGCACGCTGTGGGGCACAAATGCTTTCACAGACTttgaaagtaaaacaaaaaagaaaaatactgaCTCGTCTGCCATTAACTGAATCCTTCTGTGTGCAGGTGCCACTGTTGCCTTGGCTCCCTCTCTTCAGTATCTTTGTCAACATCTATCTGATGATGCAGCTGGACTTGGCCACCTGGTGCCGGTTCGCCGTGTGGATGGGCGTCGGTGAGTTCATCTGTTCCATTCGCTTCTCTCTGAGATAGCATCCTGTTTGTTTCCTACATTCCAAGGCTCTTTTCTTGTGTCCTTTCCCAGGTTTCGCCATCTACTTCGGCTATGGCATCCGGAACAGCATAGAGGCCGTGAACAGCCACTCACGAAAATACGAGCCGGCCCTTAAGAACAAGAGCCCTATTTATTTAGGTGGAGACAAGAGCGAGGTGGAAGGGATTTCTCCCTGATAGCCGCAGATGGAGGTTTTCCACTCAACGTGTTTCATATGAAAAGTCCTTATTTATTAATGTAGAGACTTccccaaacattttaattccaAATGGAATTTTTATTCTCTCAAACGTCAACCCTCAGAAAGTGTTGCAGAGTGTTCTGTAGCTTCCGTTACGAGGTCGGTGCGTGTTTTCGTGGCTGCTGCTGTAATCTTTAGTACTGTAATGGCCATTTTTATCTTATTGACAATGAGCTGACTGTATACAGGGTATTTGCAGGCCTGcgaaaatgtgattttttttttgggttTTCATGATCCAGTTTGTGTGCTAAGGCCTTTCTAGGCTGCTGCAGTCCAAAATGGTTCCTGTCGATCACGTGGTCTCCCATTATGGGACTACAGCGACCCCTAGTGTTCGGTTTGCAGAATGCAAAGGCTCAATCACACCACCATAAGACAGTATTTGTTTAATGGTTACTGTCAGACAAAGGAATTACAGACTAACTGACAATGTTCTGAAGAGggtttttttaatctattatgGCTTAGAGCAAAAACTAAAGAATCCAAAAATGCTGGTTTTATCCCATATGTGAGTCCTTGAAACTACATGGATAGTATAACTTTCCGTTTTTATCCAGTCTATTATTGACACACTGCTGTCTGCTGTATATGGAGATTCTGGTATTGGGCATTTTGgttaaatttttttataatatttaaagtgtgtttgtgaggtTTGAATGACAATGTGCCAGAGAATGTGTCGTTTTGCAAAatactaaattatttttttgggaAAATCCGCATTGAGTTTTTATATGGACATGTATAGTTTACTTATTCATACAGCCTCCTTAAACATGGTGGAAAAGCTTTGGGGTATCCTGCTATTAAAATAGCAGATTTATAGGTCAAACCTAAATCTTCCCGAAGACTGAATATCTAAAGAAACTGGCTTGAATGGCCTTTCTTTCATACCTGAAGGTGTAGATACTTGTTtcatagattattatttttccatttaaactttttcttgGCTGTAGAGCTCATGTTACTTCTATCTATTTGTTCTTTATTGTATAGTCATTTTATATTATAGTGGACTACTGGTTTACTGTAGCTCTGTTGAAGTTTTGAGTATCTCGTCTTGTGATCCCGTCATAATGGTTTCTATGCTTTGTGTTAACTCGTCTGGATGCTGTTATTCAGCTCCTTATCAACCGTTGTGACCGTGCAAATGACAATTTTGATTATTGTAACATATCTGTGTTGAGAGAACCGGAGAGCAGTAGAGCCTGTTTGCAGATTTGTTTTCAGATGCAAACTAAATTGCTATGTAATAGATTGCAAAGTTGTTAAAAaccacttttgtttttaatatgttaacaTATTGTTTAATAAGAAGCATGTTTTGGTATagctttaatattttgttttaacaatcaaatgaaatggttttgtttacatgtaCCAGACATGTCTGATTTAGCATAAAGTGTTTAAAGACATTGAATTCGACAAGGTTATGATTggtttttaagttttatatcTTCTGTAGAACAGTGCCTGTAGATTAAAATGTGCCTCAAAGATGGATGGTAGATATCAACACATACCAAACCACATGCCTTTGAGATACACGTTGTAGTGTTGCATATTTGGTTGTTTTTCAGTGTATAAAAAcctattttgtcttttgtaaactgtaaatattCATGCCATGTACAAAGAAAATAAGCTGTATtataaaaattctgttgttcgtttgttttgtaaagtgattctcaaaataattgaaaaagaAATCGTAATTAGACAAAATCTTTTGTCTCACACCTTTTATTGATAGTTTATCTCATCCCATTCACAAGATTAATAAATATACACAGTTAATAGTCATTTCAGTCATCTAAATGACATTAGTCTGTAAATCAAACAAAGTACATTTCAGCAGCTACTAACCTCAATGACAGGCAACAGTTATTAAAGAGTGCACCAATCAAAAAGGAAAAGATCTATCAGTGCTTTCAAAATAACGTGTGTTGAGTAAGTTCCTGGATGTTGTCAATCtgttcaaagaaaaaaatgtaatatacacaTGAGGGAAAACATGATCAAATGTCTTGGAGCTGAGAGCATTACACTTTTATTAGCTGAATGTGTAgtcaaaattaatttataaacatgTATGTGAAGAATGTGTAGACCTTGTGcgtgcatttgaaaaacataatttgatgtgagaatcattttcatttgatttgatcTTGAACTTTATTTAGTGAATAATTTGAAACTCCAAAAGGGGAAACAAAAAGTTGTCGTCCATCAGATCTGCTAAAATTGGTACAACCTCTACATTCATCTACACGCATAATTTGTGTTCATGTCTCTTTGTCACGCAACGATGCTTCTTCATAAGGACAATAATTTATCTTCCCATTGTTTTCAAATCCAAGATCCCaccaaataaataatcaatataTGCCAGTATGTAGTGGTCAAACGATTATGGACCATTGAGAAAAGGAATGACTTTCGATTGGGCATGCTCTTAAATCATCCGTCATTAATGGCTGAACTTTTGGTGTAAACTTTGGGTCTGTCTTTGCTGCTGTCTGTGTGTTGGAGAGTTTGGAAGGTTTGAGACCTCGAGTTTGGGAGATGCATTTTTCTCACAAGTCAGTTCTCTAGATTCCACCTTACCAAAGCAATCAATGATTTCTTGTTTGTCGCTTATCCTTAGGTCTTCACTTGAACTTGACGTTTAGAGAATAGGAACTTTATTCGAAGTAACTATGAGAGCAGGAAACGTTGATACGAGAGAGTATTTGTAGAGTTGCGGTAGTGGGAAATGTCAAGCTAAGGGAAAACAACGGCACTGGTTTCGCGGTGAAGGGGCTTGATAGGCCGGCAAGAGTCACTTCGGATCAACAGAGGCAGCGGCGGTCGCTCTTGGTCACTTCTTCGGACGAATGCACCACATTGGGCACGAAACCGCTCTTGACACCCTCCCATCCCTCCTGGATGGTGATGTCACCAGATTTGACCAGCTCAAAGATGTCGCACGTCAGCTCAGTGAAGGCCCTCTCTACGTTGATGGCGTCACGGGCCGAGGTCTCCACGTAGCGCATGCCGTAAGCACCTGCCAATTTTTCAGCCTCCTGCTGGCTCACCTGCCGCTGCTGTTCCAGGTCGCACTTGTGGCCGACCAATATGAAGACGATGCTGTGCGGCTGCACGTGACTGCGCGCCTCCTCCAGCCACTCATGCACATTTTGGAAAGAGCGCCGGTTGGTGATGTCAAAAAGCAAAAGACCACCCACTGAATTACGATAGTAAGCCCTTGTGATAGATCTGGATCACAGTCAGAAGAGAAGATGAGACCATGTTAGACATGTTTCACAATAGAAATTCAGAGAATAAAGATATAAATATTACATCAAAATGGCTGAGTTTTACActgaaatgtgcttttaatCTATGTACGGTTTTGGGTTTTCATAAGGACAACATTAACTTTTGTCCAAACCTTAAATGATAAAACCATTACAGCTACAACTAAAATGTGATGAAATATCACCAGCTGTACCTAAATCTCTCCTGGCCCGCTGTGTCCCAGATCTGAAGCTTGATGCGTTTGCCTGGTTCGATCTCTACCAGGCGAGAGAAGAAGTCTACTCCAACAGTAGGATCAGACACCTGTGCAAAACGTCCTTCTGTGAAACGTCTGATCAGACACGATTTCCCCACCGTCGAATCACCAATGACAATCAGCCGAAACTGATACAGCCATATAGCTTCCATATCTTATTTAATCTATaaagaaataacaataaagatgGTTTGAGAATCAAATTTTTGTAAATTCCAATTGAACAATAACTGGTAAAGGATGTTTTGCAAGCTTGAGAACACACTTCCTATGGTGGTGTGGTACAGTGGTAGTACATTAAGGAAACTGTATTTAGCCTAATGAtacatattattaattataactAAATAAACCT encodes:
- the rab39ba gene encoding RAB39B, member RAS oncogene family a; the encoded protein is MEAIWLYQFRLIVIGDSTVGKSCLIRRFTEGRFAQVSDPTVGVDFFSRLVEIEPGKRIKLQIWDTAGQERFRSITRAYYRNSVGGLLLFDITNRRSFQNVHEWLEEARSHVQPHSIVFILVGHKCDLEQQRQVSQQEAEKLAGAYGMRYVETSARDAINVERAFTELTCDIFELVKSGDITIQEGWEGVKSGFVPNVVHSSEEVTKSDRRCLC
- the slc7a3a gene encoding cationic amino acid transporter 3a; this encodes MVDKLASFGHALLRRRVLDCSGEETRFARCLSTLDLVALGVGSTLGAGVYVLAGEVAREKAGPAIVLCFLVAALSSMLAGLCYAEFGARVPKTGSAYMYSYVTVGEIWAFITGWNLILSYVIGTASVARAWSSTFDNLVEQKISSFFKASMAMKVPGNVLAEYPDLFALVLILLLTGLLAFGVSESALVNKIFTGINLVVLGFVIIAGFVKGNTANWNLTYQDFINDTNITEPQRVENMFGSGGFAPFGFRGVLSGAATCFYAFVGFDCIATTSEEAKNPMRSIPVGIVASLLICFFAYFGVSAALTLMMPYYKLNTQSPLPEAFSYVGWAPARYIVAVGSLCALSTSLLGSMFPMPRVIYAMAEDGLLFRSLSRMNKKTKTPLMATVVSGIVAAIMAFLFDLAALVDLMSIGTLLAYSLVAVCVLILRYQPGILNSSSQTEKLVELVGGERVAVCGDSGDEYGIELDDNPHKEKFYLKLLLVPSQDSPTEISGSIVYATTAVISLLITLLCVVLAVQLEAIMSGEIVWVMVCVILAVLCFPCVIVIWRQPESKEALTFKVPLLPWLPLFSIFVNIYLMMQLDLATWCRFAVWMGVGFAIYFGYGIRNSIEAVNSHSRKYEPALKNKSPIYLGGDKSEVEGISP